From a region of the Methylomonas rapida genome:
- the ftsY gene encoding signal recognition particle-docking protein FtsY: MFRKLSLFCAILALIVIVMGAYVRLSDAGLGCPDWPGCYGKALVSDSAQFKADAQASFPNSPVDTGKAWKEMTHRYLAGALGVLVLAMFALAWRLKQQRAAMIGWSSGLLALIGLQAALGMWTVQLKVMPLIVTLHLLLGFMTFWAISWTWLRSHPEASLRTVAAGPKWFALFAMLVLSLQIALGGWVSSNYAALACTDLPRCQGQWLPEISADAFDVFAEDGAALSSAGKAAIHALHRLGAVITFVVLSMLMLSATSEHHPKGVRRSGVLLSALLLVQIVLGIFTVKHGVPLSLAVAHNAFAALLMLPILGIYFYSRYAFPGEEAAEVEVRIEAPVEEIVSKEITAEPESLYQRLKTQLKKTRGSLGDAIGSLTFGESAVTRELLDDVEANLIMADLGIETTTQVIKHLRDNLEKDQLKDVNALTTALKQNLFDMLQPCSQPLQIDKQEGPFVILVVGVNGAGKTTTIGKLANRLQAQGHSVMLAAGDTFRAAAVEQLQTWGERNGIHVVAQHTGADSASVIFDAVQSAKAKGIDVLIADTAGRLHTKSNLMDELSKIKRIMGKLDATAPHEVLLVLDAGTGQNALSQARLFDQAVGLTGIALTKLDGTAKGGVIFALANQLQKPIRFIGVGEAIEDLQDFDAKSFVDALFAKE; the protein is encoded by the coding sequence ATGTTTAGAAAATTGAGTTTGTTTTGCGCGATCCTGGCGCTGATCGTCATTGTCATGGGGGCTTATGTCCGGTTATCCGATGCCGGTTTGGGCTGCCCGGATTGGCCGGGTTGTTACGGCAAGGCATTGGTTAGCGACAGTGCGCAATTCAAGGCTGATGCGCAAGCCAGTTTTCCAAATAGTCCGGTCGATACCGGCAAAGCCTGGAAAGAAATGACGCATCGCTATCTGGCCGGCGCCCTGGGCGTGCTGGTGCTGGCGATGTTCGCGCTGGCCTGGCGCCTAAAGCAACAACGCGCCGCGATGATAGGCTGGAGCAGTGGCTTGTTGGCATTGATCGGCTTGCAGGCGGCGCTGGGCATGTGGACGGTCCAGCTAAAAGTCATGCCCTTGATCGTAACGCTGCATTTATTGCTGGGCTTCATGACTTTTTGGGCCATAAGTTGGACCTGGCTGCGCAGTCATCCTGAGGCAAGCTTACGCACCGTTGCAGCGGGTCCTAAATGGTTCGCGTTATTTGCGATGTTGGTGTTGAGCCTGCAAATCGCGTTGGGCGGTTGGGTCAGCAGTAATTATGCTGCCTTGGCTTGTACCGATTTACCGCGTTGCCAAGGTCAGTGGTTGCCCGAGATAAGCGCGGATGCCTTTGATGTTTTCGCCGAGGATGGCGCAGCGTTATCCTCGGCCGGCAAGGCCGCGATTCATGCCTTGCATCGCCTGGGTGCAGTCATCACCTTCGTAGTGTTGTCGATGCTGATGTTGTCGGCGACCTCGGAGCATCACCCCAAAGGCGTTCGCCGTAGCGGCGTGTTGTTGAGTGCGTTGCTGTTGGTGCAAATCGTGCTGGGTATTTTTACCGTCAAGCACGGCGTTCCGCTGAGTCTTGCGGTGGCGCACAATGCTTTTGCCGCATTGCTGATGTTGCCTATTTTGGGCATTTATTTCTATAGCCGCTATGCGTTTCCGGGCGAGGAAGCTGCGGAAGTGGAAGTGCGGATTGAAGCGCCCGTCGAAGAAATCGTCAGCAAGGAAATTACCGCAGAGCCGGAATCGCTGTATCAGCGCCTGAAAACGCAGTTGAAAAAAACCCGCGGTAGCCTGGGGGATGCGATCGGCAGTTTGACCTTTGGTGAAAGCGCTGTTACCCGGGAATTGCTGGACGATGTCGAGGCCAATTTGATCATGGCCGATCTGGGAATCGAGACCACGACCCAAGTCATCAAGCACCTCCGAGACAATCTGGAAAAGGATCAGTTGAAAGATGTCAATGCGCTGACCACGGCCCTGAAACAGAATTTGTTCGACATGCTGCAACCCTGCAGCCAGCCGTTGCAAATCGACAAGCAAGAAGGCCCCTTCGTGATTTTGGTGGTCGGCGTCAATGGCGCCGGTAAAACCACCACGATCGGCAAGCTGGCTAATCGCTTGCAGGCGCAAGGCCATAGCGTGATGCTGGCCGCCGGGGATACTTTCCGTGCCGCCGCCGTCGAGCAATTGCAAACCTGGGGCGAGCGCAACGGCATTCATGTGGTGGCGCAACATACCGGCGCGGATTCCGCTTCGGTGATTTTCGACGCCGTGCAATCCGCCAAAGCCAAAGGCATAGACGTGCTGATCGCCGACACCGCCGGGCGTTTGCATACCAAGTCCAATTTGATGGACGAATTGAGTAAAATCAAGCGCATCATGGGCAAGCTGGATGCAACGGCGCCGCACGAAGTCTTGCTGGTACTGGATGCCGGCACTGGTCAAAATGCCTTGTCGCAGGCGCGCCTGTTCGATCAGGCCGTGGGTTTGACCGGTATTGCGTTGACCAAACTGGATGGTACCGCGAAAGGTGGGGTTATTTTTGCGTTGGCCAACCAATTGCAGAAACCGATTCGCTTTATCGGCGTCGGCGAAGCGATCGAAGATTTACAGGATTTCGACGCCAAAAGTTTCGTCGATGCGTTGTTTGCAAAAGAGTGA
- a CDS encoding RpnC/YadD family protein, with the protein MGHKDIISKQVFKRILIDVATYVFALELDKVELIETEQQRVEDRRADLTAKVKDKQGQRFILHIEIQNQNRGDMPDRMLRYLTDIRLNHPGEEVFQYLLYIGEERLTIPEGIESRQLNYRYGLVDMHAIDYKLFMAQDTPDAIVMAILCDFKGESASRVVHDLLSKLMQLTRHDARSLREYISMLEILASNRNIDIDIQQEFAMLQVEIEKLPSFVMGEKKGLKMGLEKGIETGEKRKALLVAKRLLALQMPIEQIAQITELETAEIEKLLS; encoded by the coding sequence ATGGGTCATAAGGACATCATATCCAAGCAGGTTTTCAAGCGAATCTTGATCGATGTGGCGACCTATGTGTTCGCGCTCGAGCTCGATAAGGTCGAATTGATTGAAACCGAACAACAGCGGGTCGAAGACCGGCGCGCGGATTTGACCGCCAAGGTCAAGGATAAACAGGGACAGCGTTTTATACTGCATATCGAAATTCAAAATCAAAATCGTGGCGATATGCCGGATAGGATGCTGCGATACTTGACCGATATTCGCTTGAATCATCCAGGCGAAGAGGTTTTTCAATACCTGTTGTATATCGGTGAAGAGCGGTTGACCATCCCGGAAGGGATTGAATCCAGGCAATTGAACTATCGCTATGGGTTAGTCGACATGCACGCGATAGACTATAAGTTGTTTATGGCGCAAGATACGCCAGATGCCATAGTGATGGCGATTCTGTGTGATTTTAAGGGGGAATCCGCGTCGCGCGTCGTTCACGACTTATTGAGCAAGCTGATGCAATTGACGCGGCACGACGCCAGAAGTCTGCGTGAATATATCAGCATGCTGGAAATTCTGGCCAGCAACCGAAACATCGACATCGATATACAGCAGGAGTTTGCAATGTTACAGGTTGAAATCGAAAAATTACCCAGCTTTGTGATGGGCGAAAAGAAAGGCCTTAAAATGGGGTTGGAAAAAGGCATCGAAACGGGCGAAAAACGCAAAGCCCTCCTGGTTGCCAAGCGCTTATTGGCCTTACAGATGCCCATTGAACAAATCGCCCAGATTACCGAACTGGAAACGGCCGAAATAGAAAAATTACTTTCATGA
- the ftsE gene encoding cell division ATP-binding protein FtsE: MLRFEHVSKRYPDAGDALVDVNFHLAHGEMAFLTGRSGAGKSTLLKLIAMMEQCTRGVVMLDGKNITRIGDSKIPYLRRNLGLIFQDYKLLNDRTVFDNVALPLVVSGHSHQEIGRRVRAALDKVSLLGKERKHPLALSGGEQQRVGIARAIVNKPKLILADEPTGNLDPELSAEVMHMFEQFMQVGVTILIATHDIELINRLGHRVLHLDKGHLVTS, from the coding sequence ATGTTAAGATTCGAGCACGTCAGCAAACGCTATCCCGATGCCGGCGACGCCCTGGTAGACGTCAACTTTCATTTGGCGCACGGCGAAATGGCGTTTCTGACCGGACGCTCCGGCGCCGGTAAAAGTACCTTGCTCAAACTCATTGCAATGATGGAGCAATGTACCCGTGGGGTCGTGATGCTGGACGGTAAAAACATCACGCGCATTGGCGACAGTAAAATCCCGTATTTGCGCCGTAATCTAGGGTTGATCTTCCAGGATTACAAGCTGTTGAATGACCGAACCGTGTTCGACAACGTCGCCTTGCCGCTGGTCGTATCCGGGCATTCCCATCAGGAAATCGGCCGACGGGTGAGGGCGGCACTGGATAAAGTCAGTTTGTTGGGCAAGGAAAGAAAACACCCATTAGCCTTGTCTGGCGGCGAACAGCAGCGCGTCGGCATTGCTCGCGCCATCGTCAACAAACCGAAATTGATTTTGGCGGATGAGCCGACCGGTAATCTCGATCCGGAATTGTCGGCGGAAGTCATGCACATGTTCGAACAGTTCATGCAGGTCGGGGTGACGATATTGATCGCCACGCACGATATCGAACTGATCAACCGCCTGGGGCACCGGGTATTGCACCTCGATAAAGGCCATTTGGTAACGAGTTGA
- the ftsX gene encoding permease-like cell division protein FtsX gives MRRNRHKQIVRKRPQDKLKEKFHAYMLNHAHGLFSSLGRLSRTPFTSTMTVIVLAVAIALAGCFYIVVANIQQLTGNLRTSNQMSLFLKDHINDVAGQKLAEQLAQNANVDSIKFIGKKQAMDEFKANSGFGDALNALDSNPLPNVIQVLPKDVLDSREALDNLMAEFKRMPEVEFVQVDMQWVERLQAIMRIASRGVTVVSVLLGFAVTFITGNTIRLELHNRKEEVFISKLVGATNAFIQRPFLYTGFWLGFIAGFSAWLIVTIMLLILESPVEQLSSLYNSSFELLYLSFSEFILMLMLSSGLAVLGSWAVLHYQLRLIKPE, from the coding sequence ATGAGACGAAACCGGCATAAGCAAATCGTGCGCAAACGCCCGCAAGACAAGCTGAAAGAAAAATTTCACGCCTACATGCTTAATCACGCCCATGGCTTGTTTTCCAGCCTGGGGCGCTTGAGCCGCACGCCGTTCACCTCGACGATGACCGTAATCGTCCTGGCCGTGGCGATTGCGCTGGCGGGGTGTTTTTACATCGTCGTCGCCAATATTCAACAGTTGACCGGCAACTTGCGAACCAGCAATCAAATGTCGTTGTTTCTGAAAGATCACATCAACGATGTGGCAGGACAAAAACTGGCGGAACAATTGGCGCAAAACGCCAACGTCGACAGCATCAAATTCATCGGCAAAAAGCAGGCGATGGATGAATTCAAGGCCAACAGTGGTTTTGGTGATGCCTTGAACGCGCTAGACAGCAATCCCTTGCCCAACGTGATTCAAGTATTGCCTAAAGACGTATTGGATAGCCGCGAAGCGCTGGATAACCTGATGGCCGAATTCAAACGCATGCCGGAAGTCGAATTCGTGCAAGTCGACATGCAATGGGTGGAACGTCTGCAAGCCATCATGCGTATCGCCAGTCGCGGCGTCACCGTCGTTTCCGTGTTGCTGGGTTTTGCCGTAACCTTCATCACCGGCAATACCATTCGTTTAGAATTGCATAATCGCAAGGAAGAAGTGTTTATCTCCAAACTGGTAGGCGCCACCAATGCCTTCATCCAGCGGCCATTTTTATACACCGGTTTTTGGCTGGGTTTCATTGCCGGCTTTTCCGCCTGGCTGATCGTGACCATCATGCTGTTGATCCTGGAATCACCCGTCGAACAGTTGTCCTCGCTTTACAACAGTTCCTTTGAATTGCTGTACTTGAGTTTTTCCGAATTCATCCTGATGCTGATGCTGTCTTCGGGCTTGGCGGTATTGGGTTCCTGGGCGGTGTTGCATTACCAACTGCGCCTGATCAAGCCGGAGTGA
- a CDS encoding YcgN family cysteine cluster protein, whose protein sequence is MSKFWETKTLAQMTTEEWESLCDGCGKCCLIKLEDEDTGELAFTSVVCDLIDLETCRCTRYSERCTLVPECIDLKQHDFTEYRWMPSTCAYRLLIDGKPLPNWHPLVSGTSESVKDAGVSISSYAVKESQVDDPEDHIIEWLE, encoded by the coding sequence ATGAGCAAATTCTGGGAAACGAAAACACTGGCACAGATGACCACTGAAGAGTGGGAGTCTCTCTGCGACGGCTGCGGCAAGTGCTGCTTGATCAAACTGGAAGACGAAGATACCGGAGAACTGGCTTTTACCAGTGTGGTTTGCGACCTGATCGACCTGGAAACCTGTCGTTGCACCCGCTACAGCGAGCGCTGCACGCTGGTGCCTGAATGCATAGATTTGAAGCAACACGACTTTACCGAATACCGCTGGATGCCTTCCACCTGCGCGTATCGTTTATTGATCGACGGCAAGCCTCTACCGAATTGGCACCCGTTGGTTTCCGGCACTTCCGAATCCGTCAAAGATGCGGGCGTGTCGATTAGTAGCTATGCGGTCAAGGAATCGCAGGTGGATGATCCGGAAGATCATATAATCGAATGGTTGGAATGA
- a CDS encoding sulfatase family protein, with translation MALYVCASFTFYLALLPIHKARTSKIPVLPREPIKNNIILIGVDTLRADKLGGLAYHRKLTPNIDKLCEQGVLFENCITPLARTAPSLTSFLTGLWPHNHFIRDNYPDLAESKLSCNSFIQSLNKNNYVTCAISDWAGADFKKINFGFQKLSVPDDQWNLKLLLRQGPAYLRLFLSLFTHNNFGNRFLPEIYYLAGKPLTSHLGRECRNTISELAKKNQPFFINLFTSTTHVPFGSEYPYYNLFTPKDYTGDSRFIMTDLNTPEQIVESQESTVEHHDLSQIINLYDSCVKEFDDEVGKIIDHIDKCGLRDNTFIVIYSDHGTDFFETECWGQGNTLIGNDPSARIPLIISGPGVPKNVKFSHVCRTIDFMPTMLDLLGMEIPKDIDGVSLAPYLKDNSNPNLYAYQETGVWMGKIPGQHPDQITYPDIIELLTIPDIKSGTLVIDEKYYPTVIQAKNRSIQDDRWKLVYIPTYHGAVYQLYDLKNDPYRNVIDHYPEIVAELQPKLDEWISHSNHSII, from the coding sequence ATGGCTTTGTATGTCTGTGCCTCGTTCACCTTTTATCTCGCTTTACTTCCTATTCATAAAGCTAGAACTTCTAAAATCCCTGTTTTGCCTCGAGAACCCATTAAAAACAACATTATCCTTATAGGGGTAGACACTTTACGCGCCGACAAACTTGGAGGACTTGCGTATCACAGGAAATTAACACCCAATATCGATAAACTCTGCGAACAAGGTGTGCTATTTGAAAATTGCATTACACCATTAGCGCGTACAGCTCCTAGCTTAACGTCTTTTTTAACAGGCCTTTGGCCGCATAATCATTTCATCAGAGATAATTATCCAGACCTAGCCGAAAGCAAGCTTTCATGCAATAGCTTCATACAGTCGTTAAATAAAAATAATTATGTAACTTGCGCAATATCTGATTGGGCCGGCGCCGACTTCAAAAAAATAAATTTTGGCTTTCAGAAATTATCAGTTCCTGATGATCAATGGAATTTAAAGCTGTTACTTAGACAAGGCCCTGCCTATTTACGACTTTTTTTGTCTTTATTCACTCATAACAATTTTGGTAACCGATTTCTACCGGAAATATATTATCTAGCCGGCAAACCATTGACTAGTCACTTGGGACGTGAATGCCGTAATACCATTTCTGAACTTGCAAAAAAAAATCAACCTTTTTTTATCAATTTATTCACTTCAACCACTCATGTTCCCTTCGGCTCCGAGTATCCTTATTACAATTTGTTCACGCCTAAAGATTACACCGGTGACTCCCGCTTCATCATGACAGATCTCAATACGCCTGAACAAATCGTGGAAAGCCAGGAATCGACGGTCGAACATCATGATTTAAGTCAAATAATCAATCTATACGATAGTTGCGTCAAAGAATTTGATGACGAGGTGGGTAAGATTATCGACCACATCGATAAATGCGGCTTAAGAGACAATACTTTTATCGTGATCTATAGCGATCACGGCACAGATTTCTTCGAAACCGAGTGCTGGGGTCAGGGAAATACGTTGATTGGCAACGATCCCAGTGCCCGCATACCATTGATCATTAGCGGTCCGGGCGTACCTAAAAACGTCAAATTCAGCCACGTTTGTCGAACAATCGACTTTATGCCCACCATGCTGGATTTATTGGGCATGGAGATACCAAAAGATATCGATGGCGTTAGCTTGGCTCCGTATTTGAAAGATAATTCAAATCCAAATTTATATGCCTACCAGGAAACCGGCGTTTGGATGGGAAAAATACCTGGACAACACCCCGACCAGATTACATATCCTGACATTATCGAATTACTGACCATTCCCGATATAAAATCTGGCACCTTGGTCATTGATGAGAAATACTATCCAACAGTAATTCAAGCCAAAAATCGTTCCATTCAGGATGACCGCTGGAAGCTTGTTTATATTCCAACCTATCATGGCGCGGTTTATCAGCTCTATGATCTGAAAAACGATCCCTATCGTAACGTTATTGATCACTACCCGGAAATCGTAGCCGAACTACAGCCGAAATTGGACGAATGGATATCTCATTCCAACCATTCGATTATATGA
- a CDS encoding putative O-glycosylation ligase, exosortase A system-associated — protein sequence MRDIVVLLFLIYLIFDSIKTPWHSVLALAIFSYMNPHAFAWGFVRSLPVYFILFLISFGLYLKEKDKQSIFFDWRVKFFIILWCYFILTTIFATVPDYALEKLKSVSKIYLPFLFTLSMINTRYKLYCLIATIGCSFGFVAFKGGIFAIAHGFSYRVWGPTGTQYAGNNEFALATIIAIPLLVLLFTETTHSLFKKFLLFAIPICIASAISSWSRGALLALVGSGGYLLWNSRYKLILIPVTLLGIYILIPYLPQEWFSRMDTINTYETDESAMSRIQVWTDGWNYAKSHPFLGAGFEGWIFVSQRDWHSAYVEIFSEHGFIAFFIWLSMLLGSYISLIKLPVVTKSYPTLSWVSNYCKAIKASLLAYMIGSAFLGVSYWDLLYHLIFISALIKKFALEELKVVQKINIENKNPHLRHLY from the coding sequence ATGCGTGACATAGTAGTTTTGCTTTTTTTAATTTACTTGATATTTGATTCAATAAAAACCCCATGGCATTCTGTATTAGCGCTAGCCATCTTTAGCTATATGAATCCCCATGCCTTCGCATGGGGTTTTGTGCGGTCACTTCCTGTTTATTTCATTCTTTTTTTAATTAGTTTTGGCCTCTATTTAAAAGAAAAGGACAAACAATCCATATTTTTTGACTGGCGGGTAAAATTTTTCATTATTTTATGGTGCTATTTTATATTAACTACGATATTCGCGACGGTACCAGATTACGCTTTAGAAAAACTCAAAAGTGTTAGCAAAATATACCTCCCTTTTCTTTTTACGCTTTCGATGATCAACACCCGATACAAACTATATTGCTTAATTGCAACAATCGGATGTTCTTTCGGCTTTGTAGCGTTTAAAGGCGGTATTTTTGCAATAGCTCACGGATTTTCTTACAGAGTATGGGGGCCTACTGGGACTCAATATGCAGGTAATAATGAATTTGCGTTAGCCACCATTATAGCCATACCTCTGCTTGTACTTCTTTTTACCGAAACAACCCACAGTCTATTCAAGAAATTTCTGCTATTTGCCATCCCGATTTGTATTGCTTCCGCAATTTCATCATGGTCACGGGGCGCTCTACTTGCTTTGGTAGGCTCTGGAGGTTACCTGCTTTGGAATAGCAGATATAAATTGATTTTGATACCTGTAACTTTACTTGGCATATACATTTTAATACCTTATTTACCGCAAGAATGGTTCTCTCGTATGGATACCATTAATACGTACGAAACCGATGAATCCGCAATGTCCAGAATTCAAGTATGGACTGATGGCTGGAATTATGCCAAAAGCCATCCTTTTTTGGGCGCAGGATTCGAAGGATGGATATTTGTTAGTCAACGTGACTGGCATAGTGCTTATGTTGAAATTTTTTCTGAACATGGTTTTATCGCTTTTTTTATTTGGCTATCTATGCTGCTCGGCAGCTACATTAGCCTAATTAAATTACCCGTTGTTACAAAGAGTTATCCAACACTGAGCTGGGTCTCTAATTATTGCAAGGCAATAAAAGCATCTCTACTTGCATACATGATAGGGTCTGCCTTCCTGGGCGTTTCTTATTGGGATTTACTCTATCATTTGATCTTTATTTCTGCATTGATAAAGAAATTCGCATTAGAAGAACTCAAAGTCGTACAAAAAATAAATATTGAAAACAAGAATCCACATTTACGACATCTTTATTAA
- a CDS encoding glycosyltransferase family 2 protein yields MTDMQLNVVICTHNRINLLLNAIKSIYSATIPNQINIRLLVIANACTDNTVIELEKFKQASHVNKCIFLKVESEPRPGKSHALNKALNVINDGFICFIDDDQTVAPDFFESVVNAIVKQPNISIFCGRIFPDWQGDEPSWIFSEDKYRIYPPPIPVFDLGDTPFLIPDECQSLPGGGHTIVKKEVFDRIGGFSESLGPIGHNLVGSEDTDFFYRAVNAGEKIYYSPDIKQLHYVDKNRLKTTYLLLKSFQRNRSFTASRQDKANHAPLYLYKKLLLILCNILVSFDMNRLRFYLMRFFSTLGEIAGYFK; encoded by the coding sequence ATGACAGACATGCAATTGAATGTTGTAATATGCACTCACAATAGAATCAATCTATTATTGAATGCAATAAAATCCATCTATTCAGCCACGATTCCAAACCAAATAAATATAAGGTTACTAGTCATTGCAAATGCATGCACCGATAATACGGTCATTGAGCTGGAAAAGTTCAAACAAGCTTCTCATGTCAATAAGTGCATTTTTCTGAAAGTCGAGTCTGAGCCACGTCCCGGAAAATCTCATGCTTTAAACAAGGCTTTAAATGTAATAAACGATGGCTTTATTTGCTTCATCGACGACGATCAAACAGTCGCGCCTGATTTCTTTGAATCCGTCGTTAATGCAATAGTAAAGCAACCCAATATATCTATTTTTTGCGGCAGGATTTTTCCGGATTGGCAAGGGGACGAGCCTTCATGGATTTTTTCCGAAGATAAATATCGCATTTATCCTCCACCTATCCCTGTATTTGACTTGGGGGACACTCCATTCCTAATACCCGATGAATGCCAATCACTCCCTGGTGGAGGGCATACAATTGTCAAAAAAGAGGTATTCGATAGAATAGGAGGATTTTCGGAATCTCTAGGGCCAATCGGACACAATTTAGTAGGCAGCGAAGATACTGACTTTTTTTATCGCGCGGTAAATGCCGGCGAGAAAATTTATTATTCACCTGATATTAAGCAACTCCATTATGTAGATAAGAATAGACTTAAAACAACATATCTTCTGCTTAAAAGTTTTCAGCGCAACAGATCATTTACCGCCTCACGACAAGATAAAGCCAACCATGCCCCGCTTTATCTTTACAAAAAACTGCTGTTAATTTTATGCAACATTCTTGTATCGTTTGATATGAATAGATTAAGGTTTTACCTCATGCGATTTTTCTCAACCCTGGGAGAAATAGCCGGTTACTTTAAATAA
- a CDS encoding sulfotransferase family protein, which translates to MISTNPPVFIVGAPRSGTTLLQYMLKSHPEISLPTGESHFFIPFYQRRSEFGNLKNKDNLKALLDEIYQAKKHFFDDDFHGIRFDSEILADRLHAMEVSTVQDTISALFQLNAQAEGKKYWGEKTPYYILHLSTIMEMFPDARIVHIVRDGRDCALSMLERRWDLRIFNIYHAAYIWNKYVTSGLEFGKRNPNIYFELKYESLLTTPQEVFRELCHFLNIEYSDSLINFKKSSETGKTPLLTQPLQSNNTHKWKSKFNKKQIKLFEAIAGTTLSACGYETSNQSYKLSTSEWFINESHIRLCNIYSRLFLD; encoded by the coding sequence ATGATTAGCACAAATCCGCCTGTTTTTATAGTTGGTGCCCCGCGCTCCGGAACGACACTGCTCCAATATATGCTTAAATCGCATCCTGAAATATCTTTACCTACGGGAGAATCGCATTTTTTTATTCCCTTTTACCAAAGACGTTCGGAGTTTGGCAATCTCAAAAATAAAGACAATTTGAAGGCGCTTTTGGACGAAATATATCAAGCCAAGAAACATTTCTTTGATGATGATTTTCATGGCATCAGATTTGATAGTGAAATACTGGCCGATCGCCTCCATGCCATGGAGGTGTCGACGGTTCAAGACACCATATCTGCATTATTTCAGCTGAATGCACAAGCCGAAGGTAAAAAATATTGGGGTGAAAAAACACCTTATTACATATTGCATTTAAGTACAATAATGGAAATGTTTCCTGACGCTCGTATTGTTCATATAGTCAGAGACGGAAGGGACTGCGCTTTATCCATGCTGGAAAGACGATGGGACTTAAGGATTTTTAATATTTACCATGCAGCTTATATTTGGAATAAGTACGTCACTTCTGGCTTAGAATTTGGCAAAAGAAACCCGAATATTTATTTTGAACTAAAATACGAATCTTTACTAACGACACCGCAAGAGGTTTTTCGAGAGTTATGCCATTTTTTGAATATAGAATATAGTGACTCACTGATAAACTTTAAAAAATCCAGTGAGACGGGCAAAACTCCTTTATTGACTCAGCCTCTACAATCGAATAACACGCATAAATGGAAGAGCAAGTTCAATAAAAAACAGATCAAGCTGTTTGAAGCAATTGCAGGAACGACGCTTTCAGCTTGTGGATACGAAACATCCAATCAGTCTTACAAACTATCAACATCAGAGTGGTTCATCAACGAGTCTCATATAAGACTCTGTAATATTTATAGCAGATTATTTTTAGATTGA
- a CDS encoding glycosyltransferase family 2 protein has product MKLSVIICTYNRSHNLGECLTKLENQDIPNNIDWEVNIVDNNSTDETQSIINDYAKVSKLTINYFFEEQQGLSFARNTGIKRSKGEYLIFIDDDIRVTPNWLNAIYTTFENQNCDAVGGRIHIESAERLPTWITPELYGFLGHQDFGPLPHAMDGITECPFGGNMAIKRRVIDLIGYFDVNLGRKGEGLKKEELFKGEETDFFDRLAKAGGTFYYHPDALVYHKILPHQLKRRFFLRLHNNAGILQANNDQSSYNRHVFGIPLFVIPQLIRAIWRYISVSLSSGLDNSFRQLMNVYYFLGMIEGYFHKFCQQQRTLGISK; this is encoded by the coding sequence ATGAAACTTAGCGTTATAATCTGCACTTATAATCGCTCGCATAATTTAGGCGAATGTCTAACAAAGCTTGAAAACCAAGACATTCCAAACAATATCGATTGGGAAGTTAACATAGTTGACAACAACTCAACCGATGAAACTCAATCGATCATCAATGATTATGCAAAAGTTTCAAAATTAACCATAAACTATTTTTTCGAAGAACAGCAGGGCCTATCTTTTGCACGTAATACAGGCATTAAACGTTCAAAGGGAGAGTATTTAATATTCATCGACGATGACATCAGAGTCACTCCGAATTGGCTGAACGCCATCTATACAACGTTTGAAAATCAGAACTGCGATGCGGTTGGCGGACGAATTCATATTGAATCTGCTGAACGCTTACCGACTTGGATAACTCCAGAGTTATACGGTTTTTTAGGCCACCAAGATTTTGGTCCATTACCCCATGCAATGGATGGCATCACAGAATGCCCTTTCGGTGGCAATATGGCAATAAAACGACGAGTTATTGATTTAATTGGATATTTTGATGTCAATCTAGGCCGTAAGGGCGAAGGTTTAAAAAAAGAAGAACTATTCAAAGGTGAAGAAACTGATTTTTTTGATCGATTAGCGAAAGCGGGCGGAACGTTTTATTACCATCCTGACGCCTTGGTCTATCATAAGATTCTGCCTCACCAGCTTAAACGGCGTTTTTTTCTACGCTTACATAATAATGCGGGTATATTGCAGGCCAATAATGACCAATCTTCTTATAATCGCCATGTGTTCGGCATCCCTTTATTTGTTATACCACAACTTATTAGAGCTATATGGCGATATATAAGTGTGAGCCTCTCCTCCGGGCTTGATAATTCTTTTCGACAGTTGATGAATGTATATTATTTTTTAGGCATGATCGAAGGGTACTTTCATAAGTTTTGCCAACAGCAACGGACATTAGGGATAAGTAAATGA